Sequence from the Helianthus annuus cultivar XRQ/B chromosome 13, HanXRQr2.0-SUNRISE, whole genome shotgun sequence genome:
TAGCATAAGAAGTTTTTTTTAGTTaactttcttttattttattactaTGATTCACCTAACTATTCTATAACACTAATTTTGTAGCGACCATTGGTCTTTGTTCATCATTGCCGAACACATAAGACATGTATATATTTTAGATTCAACAAAGATAAAAGGTGGAAAGAATGCTTCTAACTATCGTCTTTCAAGTCTAATTCCTACCTTCGAGTTCAACTACACAATGGTTGATGTATGTGTGTTTGCTATTTTAGAGTTGTTTGCTTTTCTTtacttttaaataataatttgttAATTTATTACAGTGTATTCAACAAAAGGGTTGATGGGAATGCGGCTACATGGTTCTCCAACATATGTTTGACTTTGTCAATTTGTATCAAAACCAATTTCCCGATGAAGTAAGTAAAATATACTTGTTTATCAATTTATTACTTaactgtttattttttttaaacttagaaGGTTCGGATGTATATAACATGTAAATATATACATAGCTTTATTGCCGATGTTATTACCGATTTTTCTCTTTGCTTTTAGATTTAGTCTATAATATTTCTAATAACTCTTTCTATCTACTTTTATTTTAGATATGGCACGACACGAGAGAGGCTACTGATAATGAAATAGATGTTTTGTTGATGACGTGGATGCCGAAGTTTTTTAGCGAGTTAGGTATTTCGTTAGAATGGTGTAGTTTATTTATACAATTTAACGTAGTTTGTTATGTATTCACAAATGATTGTAATTTGACGGGTTTATTTCCGAATTGGATGTCTACGGGTTTATTTTAGATTTAAATATGTattgttttgatttgatttgaaaatGTTCCATTGGTGTATGTGTATAAGCTTGTGTATTTCCTGGAAAACCTTTTATATGTTTTTTCCCAGCAAATGTATTTGTGGAATACCTTTACTTTTCCAGCAATTTATAAGACGGTGTTCACTAAGTTTAAGCCGGTGTTCAAACACTGAACACCGTCTAATAAGACATGAAGTTTAAGCCGGTGTTCAAACTCTGAACACCGTCTAATAAGACATGAAGTTTAAGCCGGTGTTCAAACTGAACACCGTCTAAAAAGACATGATTTTAAACCAGTGTGGTTTAAGACGGTGTTAAAAACCCCGTCTTAAAACCCATATCACCCCGTCTTAAGCTCTATTTTGTAGTAGTGACCCATGATGTGATTGAAATATGATATACAATCATTTGTGCGTCTTAAACTGACACTAATCAACTACTGTATTTAATCTCTGCTTATTAGAATAACCCTAATTAGTAACGACTTGTAAAAGATGTTTTTGCTCCAGTTTTAAAACTCACAACACATTTGTTTTGTATGACCAACTAGTAGATGCCCTGCCCGTGTTGCGGGACGATAGCCGAATAAttttcaaccaattaaaaaaagacCATTATAATTTTGCTAGGGGAAAAAAAGAAAACAATGAGAAGACCGTAATTTTGAGGTCAGGGCAAAAGTGTATTTTTTCAGAACTAATGAGTCAGTGTTAGGCAACTCCTTGAcacgaaaaaaaataaaatcgagtaaaccaattaaaacaaaaaacctttatacttttggtaaaaaaaaaaaaactaaattgatggggaaaacgtaatttttaactgagggcgaaatcataattttaattcaggGATAAATTGTAAACTAAATGGACCAACGGGCGAGTGCCAGGAAGTTGCCGGCACGACTGTGATTTTGCACCGGGGGCAAACTTGTAATGTCACCAGGAAGGCAAAATGTtaatttaagttgagggcaaaatcgtaacctggctgtgagaaaaaaaactaacggcgaaagtataaatttatacggggcaaaatggtaattttgaGCCGAGGGCAAAATTAGAATTTTAAGCCGGGAGGAAAAGCGTAAATTAATTTTTTAGCGTGGccaaaaacataactttgacctgatggcaaaatcgtatttttaaggggaaaaaactaatggcaaaactgtaaattgaaaccGGTCAAAATCGTAAATTTTAACCGGGGGCAAAATCGAAATATTTAGCCGGGaataaaagcgtaaatttatttttaagcgggggcgaaaacataaatttgaactgatggcaaaagcgtaaatttaaagaaggacaaaatcgtaattttattgGACCAATAGGGAAGTGTCAGACAGctgcttgaaaaaaaaaacaaaatctgCCGCCCTTTTTAGCCAATTGAGAGGAGAAACTATtaaatgatgatgtcatcatcttATAAATGTAGTAGTTTAAATGTATGACCAATGGATAAAAAGAGATCAGTATTTTCATTTCCTTACAAAGTGGAGTCTCTCATGTGTATATGGAGTTTCAACCCCCAtaaagagaaaaatgctcggatagttcctgtggtttcgccttttttcacctatagtctccaactttctaaaactatcTGAATAGTCcctaagttttcattttttgttcccggatagtccctgggtctaacttcagttacttttctctgttaaaatgatgtgaaatgacaaaaataccctttccttaaaaggccaaaccacagggattaTCCGGatatcttcttcatttttatttataaaaccccaccaccacacttcatcttcatcctccacccaccatcaccctcctccaccatcCACCATCACCGCCATAGTCACGCTGCCTTACTCCCCTGCTTCTCTGGTCGGTACAATCGGAAGACGAAACCACAGTAATCTCAACGATAAGCATCTCCAATCTCAGACGACAAGCAATGGGAATTAAAGAAGAAAATAACTGAAATAAGTTCAAATTTGTTGAAGCATTTCATTCATTGAATCATTGCCACCACTCAAAAGTATCATAGAAACTAAACACGAATCcgaatatttaaattatatacAGTCCACTCATACATCACGCAAATATTAATTTCTTTTGCATTTTTTCTCCATATATTACCGTTTGAATTACGCCTCTATTAAATGTGTAATTGGTATTTTCTTTATGTATTCACAACACCAAAGTTGAGTTGTTTTTCCAACTGTTATTGCCAATTGCTCCCATTAGGAACAAGGCAAAACCTATTGGAATTTCGATAAGCGTAGCACGGAACCTTTCCAGCTGATTTGTTGTAGCACAACGGAAGATTTAAAGGCGATTTTGACGACGTATACACACACCGATTACTGACTGACAGAGGTGGTGATTTCGGTGATGCTTCGGGTGTACCAGTGGAGGAACTAGATCCACAAGTACCAGACCCAGAAGCGGTTGAATGAGCCGGTGAGCATTTCTTCGGATTTGATAGAAATGCTCGGATTTTAATCGATTGCAGCGAAGCTGTTCGATCATATTCCTGAATGAGATTCGTCAAATCCTCATCACATGTTATGGTAACAAGAGCATCTAGATCTTCTGTAGACAACTGACACCTCAAACTCACTGTCTTCCCGCACAATTCACCGAGTTTCGCCATCAATTCTGTAAATCACAAGTAAATCACAATTAGTTAACGATTACTCTCGTTTACCTGTCACCCGATTGTACCGACCGGAGAAGcaggtggaggttgaagatgaagtgtggtggaggggttttataaataaaaatgaagaagatgcccggatagtccctatggtttggccttttaaggaaagggtatttttgtcatttcacatcattttaacaaagaaaaataactgaagttagacccagggactatccgtgaacaaaaaatgaaaacttgaggactattcaggtagttttagaaagttggggactataggtgaaaaaggcgaaaccacagggactatccgggcatttttctcccCCATAAATTTAACTAGTTTAGAAAGAAATGAgaaattataaatttataaatgTTAGTAAGAATAATACCATAAAAttatttccaaaaatcccgttaaAAACTATTACCTCATTTATAATGTTGACCGTATTTAATTTCCATCTCAATATCGATATTAGGCCACCTGGTATACTCTAACATCCGTTGGTGTTAATCCTAGTTGGCATCCGTTAACAGTTGTTAAACCGCTCCTGAAGGGTGTTAAGAGGCATTAAAAACTTCACATGTTAAGATGTTAACcaggagagagagggagagaatcAAGCATTGCAAAATTTGTACACACACAACAACATGCTAGATGtatgtattttaattaattttaagggGAGTTAATGGGGTTAAACCATTTCCTTGGTGTGTTATGAAGGTGAAAGAGGATCAAGTAGGTGATGTGGTGCCTACATGTAGTTAAAGGGCGTTAAAGTATACCCAATAGCCTTAATTATGTTATCTTTGTTTTCCTATACTAATTAATAAAAATACACTTGTTGTAAAACtagcctaaaaacacaataaGGGAAAACAATAGAGATAAAAGCTAGATTTCATTGAATGAGATGTTTTACATTGAGACACAATAGGGGTATATATATTAGTACAAAATTTGGAGAAGAAGCTAATTTATTTTTGGTGTTGATAACTATAATCTTATCTTACTATTATaataaagagaaaaatgcccggatagtccctgtggtttcgcatttttcacctatagtccccaactttctaaaactacctgaatagtctccaaattttcattttttgttcccggatagtccctgggtctaacttcagtttgttttctctgttaagtgggtgtaaaatgaccaatttaccctttcctttaaaaggccaaaccacagggactatccgggcatcttcttcatttttagagaaaaaccccaccaccacacttcatcttcaacctccacccaccatcaccctcctccaccgtCACCGCCAACGACCTGCCATGTTCTCATCTTTCTTCCAGTCAGATTTAACCCACCTGTTCTCCCATCCATCTGTTGAAAAATATTGAATTATATAGATAGATTAGCACAGCAAAAGTTCAACTGAAACACTAAAGTTTACACATGCATTATCAAATATGAATCTGCTGATGATAGTTTTTTTTTACTAAATTTGACAAATGATTGTCATCGTTGACCGATATTTACCACTCTACTGAGCTGATCTATGATATAAAAACAAACAGATCTATTCACAAATAATCCTAACATGAGAACAACTAGTAACAATACCACCATTAACGATTGCAATCAACATAAATCCTTCTCACAGAGCAAAAACCAAAATATTAAGCTAAAACCTCAGTGACTTATATCAACCTACCTCATATTCTAATCCACAACTACAATTTTACGCATCGATTAACAATCTAACCTAACCGAAACATATCTGGATCGTAGGCAAATCTGAACAACCTAACAATAACCTAACTCAGACCAGCAAATGAAGATGAAGTGTGATGGTggggtttttctctaaaaatgaagaagatgcccggatagtccctgtggtttggccttttaaaggaaagggtaaattggtcatttcacacccacttaacagagaaaacaaactgaagttagacacatgggctatccgggaacaaaaaatgaaaagttggggactattcaggtagttttagaaagttggggactataggtgaaaaaaatgcgaaatcacagggactatccgggcatttttctctataataaatgaaagtgtTGGTGGGACACGTGTCTCATTCTCAAGCAATCTTTTTGATGGGTTTTCCGCTCGTATACCCGCCTATCAAATTCATTAAACTTCCTATATGACACAAAACTCTCCTATTTGCAAATCCATATTCAAACCCATCAAAAAAACACTGTAACTATCCTAACGATCCAGTTCTCCCTAATTCATATGCCTTTATTCCATCTGGTTTTCGATTCTTCCTCTTCAAGGTGAGCTTATCTTACTGTTAAGCTTCTTCGTTTCAATTTTGTTACACCGAATTGATGTTAGGATTAGGGTTTCATCGTTATGTTCACGTCAGGGTTTGATTTGGTTCAGATTTGTTTCGATTAGGCTTTTTTAGTCAAATTTATTCCGATTAGGATTTTTTAGTCAGATTTGTTAACACtattgttttttgttttgttaCAAAGATGTCATATTGTTCAAATTAGGGTTTTATTTTGGTGAGatgtttttcatcttttgatgTTTATCTTACTATTATCTTCCTGTCCATCAATTTTTTTGATCATTGTTAGCCATATTTGTTTATCTTGTGATTGTTTGTGTAGATAGACAAGACCAAAATTCAAAAGAAGATGGAAAAGGGTAAGGTATGATTTTAGATTTTTGTCCTTTTTTTCATGTTCAATACATTTATGGTGGCTAGATTTAGGTTGGTGAATTGTAAACTGGGCAGGCCTTCAAAGGGCTTAATGCTAAAGCTCAAGAGGGAGCTTTGGGAGGTACTTGTCTCAAAAAGAGTGGCAAGAAATGAGTCCTGCAATGGCagaggtaaagttattgcattTTCTTAATTCTTAATGAAATTATCCATGTTTGATAGATTAGAACAACATGATGTATGATGTATTTGTGATAACCCAAATTTATCCtcttatgtgttttattaaacgtTTCTTAGATGAATACATTTTTGAGTGCTTGATATCTAACATCATGTAGAGCAAATTTTCATAGTAATTGAAGTTAGCATACCGTTGGCAGCTTCGCTTCAAAAAGCTAGAACTTTAGCTGGAATAAGAAAAATGCAGAAACTATATATAGTTATATACACATTTTTTTAGTTTGTGTATGTTGAATATAATGACATTGCTAATCTATAGTCCTTTGGGTCATTCTGTAAGTTATTTCTTCTTAAAAAGCTAAATTATATTTTCTTAAAAAGAAACTCATCTTTATATTGTATTTCTATGGTGCAGCTATATGCGTAGGCATGTTCTGTTTCCACCACTTCACATCGTACAACACAAATTAGAGATGATGAAATACATAACACGTAACTAGACTTGGTAATAGATGATGCAGATGCATAACACTGGACTTGGACTTGATCAAATACATAACACCTAATTTGGAAATGTTTTTAAGTTTCTAGGTGGTGGAACTCTATTGTTTATATAGAGCATTCTGTTAAAACAACTTTGGATACTGGTTGTACGGTATGTTAACTTAGCAATCTATTCATCATCTGTTTCCACAAGTTCTTCCTACTGGTTTTGTTTTTGTCGTTATAACAATCCTGATTTTACAATCTTAACGTAGGTAGCAAGGTGCGTGCTTAATTGATGAAAAGAAACGTGTCATCAAGGGATAATCAAGGATGAGCttggtaccaaccggtaccggaAAATCCCaaaaaatgggtaccggtaccgaccggtatttgaaggtaaaaaccggtgccgaaccggtaccgaaaacacAAAATGTCGGTACCGAAAATCAAGTAGtttgggaaattcggtaccggttctgAACGGGtaccggtaccatttgctcatccctgccTACGTGAAGCACAAGTGAAGTTTGCTATAGAACGTGTGACGTGCCTTCGGATAATATAACTTCCTTTTCCATCAGTTGATATGTTTAATACCATGGGAGAGAAAAGTGAGTactatttttttatctttttgtacCATTGCAGGTTTGTACCTGATTGTTGTTGGTTTAATTTGGTAATTGACTTTTTTTATATTAATTCAATCTAATAATTAGTGAAATTTATTTATTGTTACTTAAATAAAAAGAACATTACTGTATCGTAAATTTACTGTGTATCACATAAATCATTtctataataatatttatattattatttatagaTGTATACCTGAACCCATCATGATCCGAACCTGTTCTGGCTTATTTTAAAGCGACTCGATCTGACATGAACCTTTCTGACATGTCGCCCTGTCCAATCTGGCGCACCCTTTTTGTTAAGTTTAAAATATTCCACCCTGCAGTTGCTTATTCTTTCATGTTTACATCTAATACATTAATGTTGACGACTTGAATATGTACATATCCATATATAGGACGTGAGCAAGCAGTTGTAATCATGGATGCTTATGCTTCATGCTGCAAGGTTGTAATCGTATTTGGTTTCCAAGACAAACCTCCACTTAAATAGGTCGTTTTTAGTACAAAGGCTTCAAAGTTACCTACTTGGAGGTGCATGATTTATTAGTGTAATGCTTTCACATATGACAAAAGTCTCAATAGTAAATAGAGCTTAAATAATATCGATATCAAACTCATGATCTATACATAATAAATAGTAatcatttaatattttttttcaaacatgtgTAATACACAGCTTTTTAACCTGGAGTATATGGTGATCCAACATTCACTATCGGGTGGAAAACAATGGTTGATGACCTCCACGTTCATATTATGTATTTGTGTTGTTTATTACCAATTATAACCCTTTTCATGGTGATTTGTTTTAGTTTATGTTTATGATATGTAAAAAGTTAGTTTTTGCTTATGATATATAACAACTTAGTTTTTGAACCAATAGGTTACACCTTTAATGTTTTAATTCATGTTTAAAGATTAATACGGTCTAACATAATGCATTGAATGTTACAAAAATCAGGACCTTTAATTCATAAATTTACATCCTAATTTTGGAATAAGGTGATCATGTATAAGCAATTTTAGACTGATTATTTGAAAAATTATTTCGTACCACAACTAATTTTGTAGTTCTTTTATTATTTCTGATTCCTTATCAaaattaaattgttcaacccgtgtatcACACGGGTAGATAACCTAGTAACAATATaattataacactccccctttgTTATCAACTTGATACGCTTGGAGATGTTTCCTCGTTAAAAACATTgccaggaaaacccagtgggacaaaaccttagctaagggaaaaagagtacagCCCGTATTATCTCCCCCTGATATTCTGGATCATGTACGTTgactcattaaaaaccttactaagaaaacgcaatgggataaaacttagtgaaaagaaaaagagtgcaacttgtgTAAAACTCCCCCTCATTATGATATGGTATCATTTAATTAACAGGTGCCAATCTTCTATGAAAGTTGCTGAAAACTTTTGTAGTAAGTAATTTCTCGCTTGATCTCTTGATACATTGATGTATGATCTTCATGTGAAAGTTTAATTGCCTCCTCTTGTAAGCAGATACTATAAGATCCATGGATGTGTTTTGCTATAATCTCCGCATTTAcaaaactaaccaaacttgttgatgggttagtaaaatatgaACTCCTATCTTTCGTACCTTAAGGGTATAGAAAATATATGTTTTACCCATTACGCTATCTCATCACTGTACACAAGTTATATCTTGCAAATGAATTTAATGATATATGTTCATGTATAACTAGCAAGATATATTAATACAATTTGTATTGAACTATGGTACTTCAGGACCAAAGATCTTTGCTTCTTTGATAGAAGATgttaaaattcattttttttatgtATCAAATATTTGGATATCATAAAATGTACTTACACCATAAGCTTGGTCCATATAAAAATGTCCACCATTTTCTAGATGTATTATGATTGATGGATATTAATAAATGTATGTTTTACATATCGAGCCATAAATTTGCAATACCATATTTCATTTGCAAATTCTTGCTTTAATTGAGCTCATTTTTTCTCTTAGGGAGATTCAGTGACATCATCAGCTTCATATAGTACGTTCTTGAGTTTTTGATAtcaatgcttttggcatcatCAATCCACGAGGGAATTTTTTCCATCTTACCTAAATATGCATGTGCGTTCACTCTTCAATGGTTTTGCTACATAAACTTGCTCATGTAACACATAgatttctatatcatatgcaaaaatggCATGgacacttgcttttatctccaaaataCATATTATACCATGCGTATACACTATTTATCGACATATCACAATCACTTGgtacaagttttctatgtatgtttattggtgcacaagaattacatcGTTTTTCAATTCACCTTTAGGGAACTCAATTGCTTTAGGAAACTCATCAAGAGTTCAATCGTATTCAAAATGAATCTATATACAATGATCATATTGTTCTCAAGAACTTAACTTACATGATTTTAATCATTCAAATCCTTTGGGGACCTTTATGTATACTTTTAGTATCAAGAaatacataacattcataagaTGGATGTCTATTCTCTCTCTATATTACCAGACAaataagatattggaaagtcatTGCATCCACCACTAGAGAATGTGTTTCTTTAATATCAATCATTAGTTTTTGCGAAAAtccttgtgccaccaatttttccTTATCTCATTTAGTTtcattttcacatgattcgcataAAAGACCCATTTGTATCCAACATACTTTACAAATTCAGTTGTATGGATTGTTGGTCCGCGAACTTTCCATTAGAGAATTCAACTCTGCCTTATTTTGGTCCTTTCgcttttggccaatcatttataTGTATTAATTCA
This genomic interval carries:
- the LOC110902326 gene encoding uncharacterized protein LOC110902326 — protein: MAVVVGFTMMAVVLVDDVDGGKVAGGGGNDGWENRWVKSDWKKDENMAELMAKLGELCGKTVSLRCQLSTEDLDALVTITCDEDLTNLIQEYDRTASLQSIKIRAFLSNPKKCSPAHSTASGSGTCGSSSSTGTPEASPKSPPLSVSNRCVYTSSKSPLNLPLCYNKSAGKVPCYAYRNSNRFCLVPNGSNWQ